A window of Tepidisphaeraceae bacterium contains these coding sequences:
- a CDS encoding cation:proton antiporter, which yields MIGGNLIDSLGTAILAVGEVHGLELIQDLAVIMCVAGVVTVLFRKLRQPVVLGYILAGLIVGNHTPIKLIADEANVNTWGNIGVIFLMFSLGLHFSLRKLAEVGATAFLAASLEIVGMLTLGYYVGLAFGWKPMDALFLGAILSISSTTIIIKALTELKLVKERFAEVIFGILIVEDILAIAMLALLSGIANTGGLAADEVAVTFGKLGIFLVITLVVGLLAVPPLMRFVAGFKNDEVLLVSVLGLCFGVSLIAVKMEYSIALGAFLIGAIMAEAREAGKIEALIAPVRDLFSAVFFVTVGMLIDPKVILTDWWKVLVLVAVVIVGKVITCAAGTFLAGHSTRTSMRVGMGLAQIGEFSFIIAQLGLTTGVTSPFLYPIAVAVSAITTLTTPYLIRSSDPIVHWFDRTAPRKITTPLGVYSQWVKRLGTRGTDPASEQIRKLKRKWAIQIGLNVAMITGLFVAGDRVGRHTDDWIPSLPQWTGGPKAAIWFLAVLLALPLLVATFRKMRAIAWVIAETRVTKARAKEQTRAIRTIVANTLLAGASALMILWIAILSAAVLPPWPVLVLFAVIATAVAAVRWNAMVRLYANAQVALHETLTRPHAEIDHDTETRAIPPILREASLETITLPVASPAAGLLIRELQLRTRTGASVVGIQRDGHSLVNPGPDDDLQPGDQVLLIGTQAHLENAVGLLMGTKTDGTG from the coding sequence ATGATCGGCGGCAACCTCATCGACAGTCTTGGCACTGCCATCCTGGCGGTTGGGGAGGTTCACGGGCTGGAGTTGATTCAGGATCTGGCCGTCATCATGTGCGTCGCGGGGGTGGTGACGGTTTTGTTCCGCAAGCTGCGCCAGCCGGTCGTGCTGGGGTACATCCTGGCCGGCCTGATCGTCGGCAACCACACGCCCATCAAGCTGATCGCCGACGAGGCCAACGTGAACACGTGGGGCAACATCGGCGTGATCTTCCTCATGTTCAGCCTGGGGCTGCACTTCAGTTTGCGCAAATTGGCCGAGGTGGGCGCAACGGCCTTCTTGGCCGCGTCGCTGGAGATCGTGGGGATGCTGACGTTGGGCTACTACGTCGGCCTTGCGTTCGGCTGGAAGCCGATGGACGCGCTGTTCCTGGGCGCGATCCTGTCGATCTCGTCGACCACCATCATCATCAAGGCCCTGACCGAGCTGAAGCTGGTGAAGGAGCGCTTCGCGGAGGTCATCTTCGGCATCCTGATCGTCGAGGACATCCTGGCGATCGCCATGCTCGCGCTGCTCAGCGGCATCGCCAACACCGGCGGGCTGGCAGCCGACGAGGTCGCGGTGACGTTCGGTAAATTGGGCATCTTTCTGGTCATCACGCTGGTGGTCGGCCTGCTGGCGGTGCCGCCGCTCATGCGGTTCGTCGCGGGCTTTAAGAACGACGAGGTGCTGCTGGTCTCGGTGCTGGGGCTCTGCTTCGGCGTATCGTTGATCGCGGTGAAGATGGAGTACAGCATCGCGCTGGGCGCGTTCCTGATCGGCGCGATTATGGCCGAGGCGCGCGAGGCGGGGAAGATCGAGGCGCTGATCGCGCCGGTGCGCGATTTGTTCAGCGCGGTCTTCTTCGTCACCGTGGGCATGCTGATCGACCCGAAGGTCATCCTGACCGACTGGTGGAAGGTGCTGGTGCTGGTCGCAGTCGTGATCGTCGGCAAGGTGATCACCTGCGCCGCGGGCACGTTCTTAGCCGGGCACAGCACGCGCACGAGCATGCGCGTGGGCATGGGGCTGGCGCAGATCGGTGAGTTCTCGTTCATCATCGCGCAGCTTGGGCTGACGACCGGCGTCACCAGCCCGTTCCTCTACCCGATCGCCGTCGCGGTGTCGGCCATCACCACGCTGACCACGCCGTACCTCATTCGCTCGTCCGACCCGATCGTGCATTGGTTCGACCGCACCGCCCCGCGCAAGATCACGACGCCGCTGGGCGTGTACAGCCAATGGGTGAAACGACTCGGCACGCGCGGCACCGATCCCGCAAGCGAGCAGATCCGCAAGCTGAAGCGCAAGTGGGCAATCCAGATCGGCCTGAACGTCGCGATGATCACCGGCCTGTTCGTCGCCGGCGACCGCGTCGGGCGCCACACGGACGACTGGATTCCCAGTTTGCCGCAGTGGACGGGTGGCCCCAAGGCGGCGATCTGGTTCCTGGCGGTGCTGCTGGCGCTGCCACTGCTGGTGGCGACGTTCCGGAAGATGCGCGCGATCGCTTGGGTGATCGCCGAGACACGGGTGACGAAAGCCCGGGCCAAGGAGCAGACGCGTGCAATTCGGACGATCGTCGCCAACACGCTGCTGGCCGGCGCCAGCGCGCTGATGATTTTGTGGATCGCGATCCTCAGCGCCGCCGTCCTGCCACCGTGGCCGGTGCTGGTGCTATTCGCGGTCATCGCGACCGCTGTGGCGGCCGTCCGCTGGAACGCGATGGTGCGGCTGTACGCCAATGCGCAGGTCGCGCTGCACGAGACGCTGACCCGACCGCACGCCGAGATCGACCACGACACAGAGACGCGCGCGATCCCACCGATCTTGCGCGAGGCGTCGCTGGAGACGATCACGCTGCCGGTGGCCTCCCCCGCCGCCGGGCTGCTCATTCGCGAGTTGCAGCTGCGCACCCGCACCGGCGCCAGCGTCGTCGGCATCCAACGCGACGGCCACAGCCTGGTGAACCCCGGGCCGGACGACGACCTTCAACCGGGCGACCAAGTGCTGCTGATTGGCACGCAGGCGCACTTGGAAAACGCGGTCGGCTTGCTGATGGGAACGAAGACTGATGGGACGGGGTGA